One region of Triticum aestivum cultivar Chinese Spring chromosome 6B, IWGSC CS RefSeq v2.1, whole genome shotgun sequence genomic DNA includes:
- the LOC123136944 gene encoding uncharacterized protein: protein MAATTASASTSFITSTAISGSSQLMDLTADPFVLADGGEMEIRINHGGMGIFKRKNQATRAPNPHLYMTCSLFTWILSQRTFSLFHLIQSGFMIIRFADLIQAILVE, encoded by the exons ATGGCCGCGACAACGGCGTCAGCTTCGACGAGTTTCATCACCTCCACTGCTATCTCAG GCAGTAGCCAATTGATGGATTTGACTGCTGATCCCTTTGTGTTGGCTGATGGTGGTGAGATGGAAATAAGGATCAACCATG GTGGGATGGGAATCTTTAAGAGGAAGAATCAAGCGACACGAGCACCTAATCCACAT TTATACATGACCTGCAGCTTATTCACATGGATCTTAAGCCAGAGAACATTCTCCTTGTTTCACCTGATACAATCAGGGTTCATGATTATAAG GTTTGCTGACTTGATTCAAGCTATCCTGGTGGAGTGA
- the LOC123134094 gene encoding syntaxin-124, with product MNDLFSSSSFKKYADLKDQVALDEMEAGGGANLDMFFEDVEGVKEDIRGLEAMHRRLQSVNEESKTAHDARAVKSLRARMDGDVVQVLRRAKVVKAKLEALDCANAASRKLPGCGAGSSTDRTRSSVVSGLGNKLKDLMDDFQGLRTRMAAEYKETVARRYYTVTGETAEESTIDALISSGESETFLQKAIQRDQGRGQVMATVSEIQERHDAVKDIERSLLELHQVFLDMAALVEAQGHQLNNIETHVARASSFVIRGTVELESARVYQKSSRKWACIAVVAGAVLVLVIVLPILVNLKLLSGR from the exons ATGAACGACCTCTTCTCGTCGAGCTCGTTCAAGAAGTATGCCGACCTGAAGGACCAGGTGGCGCTGGACGAgatggaggccggcggcggcgccaacCTCGACATGTTCTTCGAGGACGTGGAGGGCGTCAAGGAGGACATCCGCGGCCTCGAGGCCATGCACCGCCGGCTGCAGTCGGTGAACGAGGAGAGCAAGACCGCACACGACGCCCGCGCCGTCAAGTCCCTCCGCGCCCGCATGGACGGCGACGTAGTGCAGGTCCTCCGCCGCGCTAAGGTCGTCAAGGCCAAGCTCGAGGCCCTCGATTGCGCCAACGCCGCCAGCCGCAAGCTCCCCGGCTGCGGTGCCGGCTCCTCCACCGACCGCACCCGCTCCTCCGTCGTCTCCGGCCTCGGCAACAAGCTCAAGGACCTCATGGACGACTTCCAG GGCCTTCGGACGCGGATGGCGGCGGAGTACAAGGAGACGGTGGCGCGGCGATACTACACGGTGACGGGGGAGACGGCGGAGGAGAGCACGATCGATGCGCTCATCTCGTCGGGGGAGAGCGAGACGTTCCTGCAGAAGGCGATCCAGCGGGACCAAGGGCGCGGGCAGGTGATGGCCACGGTGTCGGAGATCCAGGAGCGGCACGACGCCGTGAAGGACATCGAGCGCAGCCTGCTGGAGCTGCACCAGGTGTTCCTGGACATGGCGgcgctggtggaggcgcagggccacCAGCTCAACAACATCGAGACCCACGTCGCGCGCGCCAGCTCCTTCGTGATCAGGGGCACCGTGGAGCTCGAGTCCGCGCGCGTCTACCAGAAGAGCAGCCGCAAGTGGGCCTgcatcgccgtcgtcgccggcgccgtgctcgtcctcgtcATCGTGCTGCCGATACTCGTCAACCTCAAGCTCTTGAGCGGCAGATAG
- the LOC123136946 gene encoding uncharacterized protein: METSGRHGASGCYTPPAADRLWRQRSSPAAVVSAFLPCGGDGGQARRKIRSARLGGKVGHRNGEEAELGPAALPGGMGFARALWMQIVTKVMSRRGSSVKERYAQEDYEQNFDEGGAAGEPENLPRSFSARYARRRPAGMAFSDVAHRLRLHPDCG, encoded by the coding sequence ATGGAAACCTCTGGACGACACGGCGCCTCCGGCTGCTACACCCCTCCCGCGGCAGACAGGCTCTGGAGGCAGCGCTCCTCTCCCGCAGCTGTTGTGTCCGCCTTCTTGccgtgcggcggcgacggtggccagGCGCGAAGAAAGATCAGGAGCGCGCGTCTGGGTGGGAAGGTCGGGCACCGCAACGGCGAGGAGGCGGAGTTGGGCCCTGCTGCCTTGCCAGGCGGCATGGGGTTCGCGCGAGCGCTGTGGATGCAGATCGTCACCAAGGTGATGAGCCGGAGGGGTTCCTCCGTGAAGGAGCGGTACGCGCAGGAGGATTACGAGCAAAACTTCGACGAGGGCGGCGCGGCTGGGGAGCCCGAGAACCTCCCGCGGTCCTTCTCCGCGCGGTACGCCCGCCGGCGTCCTGCTGGGATGGCGTTCTCGGATGTAGCTCACCGCCTGCGTTTGCATCCTGATTGTGGGTAA